A single window of Oceanococcus atlanticus DNA harbors:
- a CDS encoding ExbD/TolR family protein: MREFLDENTGGDEESGIDLTPMLDVVFIMLIFFIVTASFVKESGFDVNRPPNTQQPPKDDEVKNILVNVAADGQLFINRRPVDAAALVPNIKRLYAENPKGAVVIQAEDDSKNERLITVMDAARKAGVYNVSIASN, translated from the coding sequence ATGCGTGAGTTTCTGGATGAAAACACCGGTGGCGATGAGGAGTCCGGTATTGATCTGACACCGATGCTCGATGTCGTTTTCATCATGCTGATTTTCTTCATCGTGACGGCGAGCTTCGTTAAAGAGTCAGGTTTTGATGTCAACCGACCACCCAATACTCAGCAGCCGCCGAAAGATGACGAAGTCAAAAACATCCTTGTGAACGTGGCCGCCGATGGCCAGCTGTTCATCAACCGGCGGCCGGTTGATGCCGCGGCCTTGGTCCCGAATATCAAGCGTCTTTATGCCGAAAACCCCAAAGGTGCTGTGGTCATTCAGGCCGAGGATGATTCGAAGAATGAGCGCCTGATTACGGTGATGGATGCGGCGCGCAAGGCCGGCGTCTACAACGTGTCGATAGCCTCGAATTAG
- a CDS encoding DUF3450 domain-containing protein: MNKAVGLGLIFGLLGSSAVWAESVRDVLGQGEAFLVAQRESQQRIDAMDNQTQDVDAEYQRLLRQIEGLEAYNRQLQTQIDAQESEIARTDASISKATEVDRQLLPLLNNMVDTYAELVEVSPPFLPDERAERVGFLRDTVDRADVAAAEKFRQVLDAYMTELSYGNTIEAYNDVIVTEGGEREVNVLRLGRIGLYYQTADRMHTGRWNPETAQWEPLAAEYRNGVYQAIRVANKLTAPSLLSLPLPPPREPGRRAGYNGGLELSMAQRGQLEVALQEAQ, encoded by the coding sequence ATGAATAAAGCAGTAGGTTTGGGGCTGATCTTCGGCTTGTTGGGTAGCAGTGCGGTTTGGGCTGAAAGCGTGCGCGATGTGCTTGGCCAGGGCGAAGCCTTCCTGGTTGCGCAACGCGAATCGCAGCAACGCATCGATGCCATGGACAATCAGACCCAGGACGTCGATGCCGAATATCAGCGTTTGCTGCGCCAGATCGAAGGTCTGGAAGCCTACAACCGCCAGTTGCAAACACAGATTGACGCGCAAGAGAGCGAGATCGCGCGGACTGATGCGTCGATTTCCAAAGCCACCGAAGTGGACCGTCAGTTGCTCCCGCTGCTCAACAATATGGTTGACACCTACGCGGAGCTGGTTGAGGTCAGTCCACCATTCCTGCCGGACGAGCGTGCCGAACGGGTAGGTTTTTTGCGCGATACGGTTGATCGCGCAGACGTCGCTGCGGCGGAAAAATTCCGCCAGGTGCTCGACGCCTATATGACCGAACTGTCGTACGGCAACACGATCGAGGCCTACAACGATGTGATTGTCACCGAGGGCGGAGAGCGTGAAGTCAATGTCTTGCGTTTGGGCCGTATCGGGCTCTACTACCAGACCGCAGACCGTATGCATACAGGGCGCTGGAATCCCGAAACAGCGCAATGGGAACCCTTGGCTGCGGAATACCGCAATGGCGTGTATCAGGCGATTCGTGTGGCCAACAAACTGACCGCGCCGAGTCTGTTGAGCCTGCCTCTGCCACCGCCGCGCGAACCGGGGCGCCGGGCTGGCTACAACGGCGGTCTGGAGTTGTCGATGGCACAACGCGGACAGCTTGAAGTGGCGCTGCAGGAGGCCCAATGA
- a CDS encoding ExbD/TolR family protein — MSDVFGDGDAREDENAIDLTPMLDVVFIMLIFFIVTATFVKEAGVDVERPLASTAERQDLANILIAITPEDDVWIDGNRVDVRDMSTLIKRLHAENPQGSVVIQADRDSTHKTLKQVMDAVQKAGVGQVAVAAENEG; from the coding sequence ATGAGTGATGTATTCGGCGACGGCGATGCACGCGAAGACGAAAACGCGATCGACCTGACGCCCATGCTTGATGTGGTGTTCATCATGCTGATTTTCTTCATCGTTACGGCGACTTTCGTCAAGGAAGCCGGTGTCGATGTGGAACGTCCGTTGGCAAGCACAGCAGAGCGTCAGGATTTAGCCAACATATTGATAGCCATCACGCCAGAAGATGATGTGTGGATCGACGGCAATCGTGTTGATGTGCGCGACATGAGCACGCTGATCAAACGCCTGCACGCCGAAAACCCGCAAGGGTCGGTCGTGATTCAGGCCGATCGGGATTCCACACACAAAACCTTGAAACAGGTGATGGATGCGGTTCAGAAGGCCGGCGTTGGACAGGTTGCCGTGGCCGCGGAGAACGAAGGATGA
- a CDS encoding MotA/TolQ/ExbB proton channel family protein: MMRTLSAITAAWAVGLTLACTSFSVTAQSEDALLEKVRTGQVGNRADEARQMASFRRLSDADKRARLSEARARRDTLQAQSTGLEKTARDNKLTYERKINELRSEMGPNAALFGLLQQNAADLVGILRNSPTSLDYPGREAWLAELIARMEKASEIFTIEDLEKLWFLIQQEITASGQIVNVDGEVITASGDRKTLTMTRVGKFNLVASQPEAAYLTWQADNQRASLLKRQPEGRYLDEVSAYRANTDGVAALGIDPTGGSLLSRLVDAPSLLDRVHQGGLIGYLIIALGAVGVLIAIFKLASILIVGSNVAAQRRNIENPRDNNPLGRMLLVYEANQDADTETLEMRLGEAILEERPKLDRYISAVKVISALAPLMGLMGTVIGMIATFQAITLFGTGDPKTMAGGISQALVTTVLGLTVAIPTVLLHAIVSARATAVINTLKHQTAGLIAERMESRAA; encoded by the coding sequence ATGATGCGCACACTTTCGGCAATAACTGCAGCGTGGGCCGTTGGTCTTACGCTGGCCTGCACCAGTTTCTCGGTGACCGCCCAGAGCGAAGATGCGTTGCTTGAGAAAGTGCGCACAGGGCAGGTGGGCAACCGGGCTGACGAAGCCCGCCAGATGGCCAGCTTCCGGCGCTTGTCTGATGCCGACAAGCGGGCCCGTCTGTCCGAGGCGCGTGCACGACGCGATACGCTGCAGGCGCAAAGCACTGGGCTTGAGAAAACCGCCCGTGACAACAAGTTGACGTACGAGCGCAAGATCAATGAGTTGCGTTCGGAAATGGGGCCGAACGCCGCACTCTTTGGCCTGTTGCAACAGAATGCGGCGGATCTGGTGGGGATCCTGCGCAATTCGCCAACATCGCTTGATTACCCCGGCCGCGAAGCGTGGCTGGCTGAGCTGATTGCGCGGATGGAGAAAGCTTCTGAAATTTTCACCATCGAAGATCTGGAGAAGCTGTGGTTTCTGATTCAGCAGGAGATCACCGCATCCGGTCAGATCGTTAATGTCGATGGTGAGGTCATTACCGCTTCAGGTGATCGTAAGACGCTCACCATGACCCGGGTTGGCAAGTTCAATCTGGTTGCAAGTCAGCCAGAGGCGGCCTACCTAACCTGGCAGGCTGACAATCAGCGTGCCTCCTTGCTCAAGCGCCAGCCGGAAGGGCGTTACCTTGATGAGGTGTCGGCCTATCGGGCCAACACCGACGGTGTGGCGGCACTTGGCATTGACCCCACCGGTGGTTCGCTGCTCAGTCGCCTGGTCGATGCGCCGTCCTTGCTCGACCGTGTGCATCAGGGTGGTTTGATCGGTTATTTGATCATTGCTTTGGGCGCGGTTGGTGTACTGATCGCGATCTTCAAGTTGGCAAGCATTTTGATCGTCGGCAGCAATGTGGCGGCTCAGCGTCGCAACATTGAGAACCCGCGCGACAACAACCCTCTGGGACGCATGTTGCTGGTTTACGAGGCGAATCAGGACGCAGACACCGAAACCTTGGAGATGCGCCTGGGCGAAGCCATTTTGGAAGAACGGCCGAAGCTGGATCGTTACATCAGCGCGGTTAAAGTGATTTCCGCGCTGGCCCCGCTGATGGGGCTGATGGGCACGGTTATCGGCATGATTGCGACTTTTCAGGCCATCACCCTGTTTGGCACAGGTGATCCGAAAACCATGGCTGGCGGGATTTCCCAGGCCCTGGTGACGACGGTGCTGGGTCTGACCGTGGCCATCCCGACCGTGCTGTTGCACGCGATTGTAAGTGCGCGTGCCACCGCAGTGATCAACACGCTCAAGCACCAGACCGCAGGCCTGATCGCTGAGCGTATGGAATCGCGGGCAGCCTAG
- a CDS encoding energy transducer TonB gives MSTSAIDKVVRNSPVNGFVRAVVAVSVGVVITILLYWLMSALVAAGKNALTQAPAGRIVDFVRVPDPPQLRTEQPKPQKPDKPQIAPQTPQMQSEAVKPSGNTVNIGALSVDSDLAVDTSAGLSASDGEYLPIVKVAPIYPRRAQSRGIEGWVLLSFTVTETGSVIDPVVVDAEPSGVFDTAAKKAVERFKYKPRVINGQAQVVRGVEHLITFKLDD, from the coding sequence ATGAGTACAAGCGCTATCGATAAAGTCGTTCGCAACAGTCCTGTGAACGGGTTTGTGCGCGCTGTGGTGGCGGTCAGCGTCGGTGTGGTGATCACCATTTTGCTGTACTGGTTGATGTCCGCTCTGGTTGCTGCGGGCAAGAATGCGCTGACCCAGGCGCCAGCCGGGCGCATCGTCGACTTTGTGCGGGTGCCGGATCCGCCGCAATTGCGCACAGAGCAACCCAAACCGCAGAAGCCAGACAAGCCGCAGATTGCCCCGCAAACCCCGCAAATGCAGAGCGAAGCGGTCAAGCCCAGCGGCAATACGGTGAACATTGGCGCGCTGTCCGTTGACAGTGATCTGGCCGTCGACACCAGTGCCGGCTTGTCAGCCTCGGATGGCGAGTACCTGCCCATCGTTAAGGTGGCGCCGATCTACCCGCGTCGGGCGCAAAGCCGCGGCATTGAGGGCTGGGTTTTGCTCAGTTTCACGGTGACCGAAACCGGCAGCGTGATTGATCCGGTGGTAGTTGATGCTGAACCGTCCGGGGTTTTCGACACAGCGGCCAAGAAGGCAGTGGAACGCTTCAAGTACAAACCGCGCGTGATCAACGGCCAGGCTCAGGTTGTGCGTGGCGTTGAACATCTGATCACCTTCAAGCTGGACGACTGA
- a CDS encoding MotA/TolQ/ExbB proton channel family protein — MFDRLHFLYTDIAFQVSNFLTLGGDVLLLIALAICVMWVFIIERALFFYVRYPHKAREVKALWEGRADHRSWQAHQIRTALLGTMRQQTRAYINTVKTLVALCPLLGLLGTVTGMIAVFDVMAHAGMGNPRLMADGVAKATVPTMAGMVGALSGVFAIYWLDWQARTRMDDLADHLDTEHA; from the coding sequence ATGTTCGACAGGCTGCATTTTCTGTACACCGACATTGCCTTTCAGGTCAGCAATTTTTTGACCCTCGGCGGTGATGTGTTGCTGCTGATCGCGCTGGCCATTTGTGTGATGTGGGTATTCATCATTGAGCGCGCGCTGTTCTTTTATGTGCGTTATCCGCACAAAGCACGTGAGGTGAAAGCCTTGTGGGAGGGGCGTGCCGATCACCGCAGCTGGCAGGCGCATCAGATTCGCACCGCGTTGTTGGGGACCATGCGCCAACAAACACGGGCCTACATCAATACCGTGAAGACGCTGGTGGCCCTGTGTCCGCTGCTGGGGTTGCTGGGTACGGTTACCGGCATGATTGCGGTGTTCGACGTGATGGCTCATGCCGGCATGGGCAACCCGCGTCTGATGGCAGATGGTGTGGCCAAGGCGACCGTGCCCACCATGGCGGGGATGGTCGGGGCGCTGTCCGGTGTTTTTGCCATCTACTGGCTGGATTGGCAGGCGCGGACGCGCATGGATGATCTGGCCGACCACCTGGATACCGAACATGCGTGA